In the genome of Pelodiscus sinensis isolate JC-2024 chromosome 15, ASM4963464v1, whole genome shotgun sequence, one region contains:
- the SCARB1 gene encoding scavenger receptor class B member 1 isoform X1 — protein sequence MAAPAGRKVPLALGLVGLAFALFGLVLLFVLPSIVRDQVIKNVRIDPNSISFRMWKDIPVPFYLSAYFFEIMNPEEIRMGAKPVVNQRGPYVYREHRYKTNITFHDNGTVSFLEYRRFFFRPDLSDGKEEDYVVVPNILVMGAAIMLEKLPHFLKVLISGALAGLGQGAFMNRTVGEIMWGYDDPLIDVLNNYVPGLIPFKGKFGLFMDFNNSNTGLFTVYTGATDINKIHIVDTWNGLKKVNYWRSNECNMINGTSGEMWPPFMTPSSSLEFYSPDACRSMKLVYEQSGVFKGVPTYRFVAPKTLFANGTDYPPNEGFCPCRESGIQNVSTCRMNAPVFISHPHFYNADPVLLEAVDGLHPNKEQHGLFLDVHPVTGIPMNCSIKLQLSLYIKKVAGISQTGQIKPVVLPILWFGESGAIEGSVLQQFYTSLVLIPSVLEYVQYIAIGLGLALMFVAIVLEVKRQRNAREKSQQEPEPQNEPPQYSETTPLLQDASEPNQNNAAEA from the exons AACGTGAGGATCGATCCGAATAGCATCTCCTTCAGGATGTGGAAAGATATTCCTGTTCCCTTTTATCTATCAGCCTACTTCTTTGAGATAATGAATCCAGAAGAGATTCGTATGGGAGCCAAGCCAGTGGTGAATCAACGTGGCCCTTATGTTTACAG AGAGCACAGGTATAAAACCAATATAACCTTCCATGACAACGGTACAGTTTCCTTCCTGGAATACCGGAGATTTTTCTTCCGTCCAGACCTGTCTGACGGGAAGGAAGAGGATTACGTTGTGGTGCCAAACATCCTTGTTATG GGGGCAGCCATTATGCTGGAGAAGCTACCACACTTTCTGAAGGTGTTAATAAGCGGCGCActagctggcctggggcagggagctttcATGAACCGAACAGTGGGAGAGATTATGTGGGGCTATGATGACCCACTTATCGATGTGCTGAACAACTATGTGCCTGGCTTGATCCCTTTCAAGGGGAAGTTCGGCTTATTTATGGAT TTTAACAACTCAAATACAGGACTGTTCACGGTGTATACAGGGGCCACAGACATCAATAAAATCCACATAGTGGATACATGGAATGGATTAAAAAAG GTGAATTATTGGCGATCCAATGAGTGTAATATGATCAATGGGACTTCTGGAGAGATGTGGCCTCCTTTCATGACTCCTTCCTCTTCTCTAGAATTTTATAGCCCTGATGCCTGCCG ATCCATGAAGCTGGTGTATGAGCAGTCAGGAGTGTTTAAAGGGGTGCCAACCTATCGATTTGTGGCTCCGAAGACTTTATTTGCTAATGGCACAGACTATCCACCAAATGAAGGCTTCTGCCCTTGCAGGGAATCTGGAATCCAGAATGTCAGCACCTGTAGAATGA ATGCACCAGTGTTCATATCCCATCCGCACTTCTACAATGCTGACCCTGTCTTGCTGGAAGCCGTTGATGGATTACATCCCAACAAAGAGCAGCATGGCCTCTTCCTTGATGTTCATCCG GTCACAGGAATTCCAATGAACTGTTCTATCAAACTGCAACTAAGCCTATACATAAAGAAGGTCGCTGGCATAAG CCAAACAGGACAGATCAAGCCGGTTGTCTTGCCTATACTTTGGTTTGGAGAG AGCGGAGCCATTGAAGGTTCAGTCTTGCAGCAGTTCtacaccagcctggtcctgatcCCATCTGTGCTGGAATACGTGCAGTATATCGCCATTGGTCTGGGTCTCGCTCTGATGTTTGTTGCCATTGTGCTGGAGGTAAAGAGACAG AGAAATGCCAGAGAGAAGAGCCAACAAGAGCCAGAGCCACAGAACGAACCACCTCAGTATTCAGAAACAACACCACTTCTTCAGGATGCTAGTGAACCAAACCAGAACAACGCTGCTGAAGCCTGA
- the SCARB1 gene encoding scavenger receptor class B member 1 isoform X2, translating to MAAPAGRKVPLALGLVGLAFALFGLVLLFVLPSIVRDQVIKNVRIDPNSISFRMWKDIPVPFYLSAYFFEIMNPEEIRMGAKPVVNQRGPYVYREHRYKTNITFHDNGTVSFLEYRRFFFRPDLSDGKEEDYVVVPNILVMGAAIMLEKLPHFLKVLISGALAGLGQGAFMNRTVGEIMWGYDDPLIDVLNNYVPGLIPFKGKFGLFMDFNNSNTGLFTVYTGATDINKIHIVDTWNGLKKVNYWRSNECNMINGTSGEMWPPFMTPSSSLEFYSPDACRSMKLVYEQSGVFKGVPTYRFVAPKTLFANGTDYPPNEGFCPCRESGIQNVSTCRMNAPVFISHPHFYNADPVLLEAVDGLHPNKEQHGLFLDVHPVTGIPMNCSIKLQLSLYIKKVAGISQTGQIKPVVLPILWFGESGAIEGSVLQQFYTSLVLIPSVLEYVQYIAIGLGLALMFVAIVLEVKRQEKCFLFWSSNKKTKEADQALSEKRLTPVKGTVLQEASL from the exons AACGTGAGGATCGATCCGAATAGCATCTCCTTCAGGATGTGGAAAGATATTCCTGTTCCCTTTTATCTATCAGCCTACTTCTTTGAGATAATGAATCCAGAAGAGATTCGTATGGGAGCCAAGCCAGTGGTGAATCAACGTGGCCCTTATGTTTACAG AGAGCACAGGTATAAAACCAATATAACCTTCCATGACAACGGTACAGTTTCCTTCCTGGAATACCGGAGATTTTTCTTCCGTCCAGACCTGTCTGACGGGAAGGAAGAGGATTACGTTGTGGTGCCAAACATCCTTGTTATG GGGGCAGCCATTATGCTGGAGAAGCTACCACACTTTCTGAAGGTGTTAATAAGCGGCGCActagctggcctggggcagggagctttcATGAACCGAACAGTGGGAGAGATTATGTGGGGCTATGATGACCCACTTATCGATGTGCTGAACAACTATGTGCCTGGCTTGATCCCTTTCAAGGGGAAGTTCGGCTTATTTATGGAT TTTAACAACTCAAATACAGGACTGTTCACGGTGTATACAGGGGCCACAGACATCAATAAAATCCACATAGTGGATACATGGAATGGATTAAAAAAG GTGAATTATTGGCGATCCAATGAGTGTAATATGATCAATGGGACTTCTGGAGAGATGTGGCCTCCTTTCATGACTCCTTCCTCTTCTCTAGAATTTTATAGCCCTGATGCCTGCCG ATCCATGAAGCTGGTGTATGAGCAGTCAGGAGTGTTTAAAGGGGTGCCAACCTATCGATTTGTGGCTCCGAAGACTTTATTTGCTAATGGCACAGACTATCCACCAAATGAAGGCTTCTGCCCTTGCAGGGAATCTGGAATCCAGAATGTCAGCACCTGTAGAATGA ATGCACCAGTGTTCATATCCCATCCGCACTTCTACAATGCTGACCCTGTCTTGCTGGAAGCCGTTGATGGATTACATCCCAACAAAGAGCAGCATGGCCTCTTCCTTGATGTTCATCCG GTCACAGGAATTCCAATGAACTGTTCTATCAAACTGCAACTAAGCCTATACATAAAGAAGGTCGCTGGCATAAG CCAAACAGGACAGATCAAGCCGGTTGTCTTGCCTATACTTTGGTTTGGAGAG AGCGGAGCCATTGAAGGTTCAGTCTTGCAGCAGTTCtacaccagcctggtcctgatcCCATCTGTGCTGGAATACGTGCAGTATATCGCCATTGGTCTGGGTCTCGCTCTGATGTTTGTTGCCATTGTGCTGGAGGTAAAGAGACAG GAAAAATGCTTTTTATTTTGGAGTAGCAATAAAAAGACTAAAGAGGCCGACCAGGCCTTATCCGAAAAACGTCTGACTCCAGTTAAGGGGACCGTGCTGCAGGAAGCAAGCCTGTAG